One segment of Macrotis lagotis isolate mMagLag1 chromosome 1, bilby.v1.9.chrom.fasta, whole genome shotgun sequence DNA contains the following:
- the CCNL2 gene encoding cyclin-L2 isoform X5, which translates to MAAAAAAAGAPAVAAAAAGAGAGGAASAAGSGSGSGGGAGGAAAAAAAAAGPGGSGPGVLIGDRLYSGVLITLENCLLPDDKLRFTPSMSSGLDPDTETGLRVVGCELIQAAGILLRLPQVAMATGQVLFQRFFYTKSFVKHSMEHVSMACVHLASKIEEAPRRIRDVINVFHRLRHLREKKKPVPLLLDQDYVNLKNQIIKAERRVLKELGFCVHVKHPHKIIVMYLQVLECERNQHLVQTSWVASEGK; encoded by the exons atggcggcggcggcggcagctgCGGGAGCCCCGGCCGtggcggcggccgcggcgggcGCCGGGGCCGGCGGAGCGGCGTCGGCGGCcggctcgggctcgggctcgggcggcggggccggcggggcggcggcggcggcggcggcggcggcggggccgggcggcTCGGGCCCGGGCGTGCTGATCGGGGATCGGCTCTACTCGGGCGTGCTCATCACGCTGGAGAACTGCCTGCTCCCCGACGACAAGCTGCGCTTCACGCCCTCCATGTCGAGCGGCCTGGACCCCGACACCGAGACCGGCCTGCGCGTCGTGGGCTGCGAGCTGATCCAGGCGGCCGGCATCCTGCTGCGCCTGCCGCAG gTGGCCATGGCTACAGGGCAGGTGTTGTTTCAGCGATTCTTTTATACCAAATCCTTTGTGAAGCATTCCATGGAA CATGTATCAATGGCCTGTGTTCATCTGGCCTCCAAAATAGAAGAGGCTCCAAGACGGATAAGGGACGTAATTAATGTGTTTCATCGACTTCGGCATTTGAGGGAGAAAAA GAAACCTGTACCTCTGCTCTTGGATCAAGATTATGTTAATTTGAAGAACCAAATTATAAAGGCTGAGAGAAGAGTTTTGAAAGAGTTGGGGTTCTGTGTCCATGTAAAGCACCCTCATAAG ATAATCGTTATGTACCTTCAGGTGTTAGAATGTGAACGTAATCAACACCTGGTCCAGACATCATg